In a single window of the Kwoniella shandongensis chromosome 5, complete sequence genome:
- a CDS encoding aspartate-tRNA(Asn) ligase produces the protein MSEPVPNETQATAPAAVPATETTAPAPTTDAGGEGEGAPAGPSKNELKKRAKEAEKAKKAAERAAREEAEKKQREAKEAEDHAKQNYGKLPLHQSQERNGQNRLKFADLNEKSVGQRVIFRARLHNMRPQGAKIVFLSFRQQTLTLQGVLVVSGDKDEHQVSKQMLKYATLIPTETIVLVEGVIKSAEVKSCTIQNYEVGIQKIFTAVEVGDLPFSVDDAARPESDFQRMETEDVQFARVALPTRLDNRVMDLRTPTNQAIFRVQSAVCNLFRNYLDSQGFLEIHSPKLQGAATESGASVFKVSYFNGTAFLAQSPQLAKQMAIAGDFERVYEIGPVFRAEDSNTHRHMTEFTGLDLEMAIEEHYHEVLETLDSMLLNIFKGLKEKFSNEIEVIRKQFPCEEFLFLEKTLVLPFKEGMKMLREAGATDSEGNPIGEMDDMSTENEKFLGRLVREKYKTDYFILDKFPLAIRPFYTMPDPTDPTLSNSYDFFMRGEEILSGAQRIHDPAFLAERMKAAGIEPASMSGYLDAFKLGAPPHGGGGIGLERVVMLFLKLGNIRRASLFPRDPKRLNP, from the exons ATGTCCGAACCCGTTCCCAACGAAACTCAGGCAACCGCTCCTGCTGCTGTTCCTGCGACAGAGACCACAGCCCCAGCACCTACCACCGATGCCGGTGGTGAGGGCGAAGGAGCTCCTGCCGGTCCTTCCAAAAACGAATTGAAGAAGCGAGCCAAGGAAGCTGAAAAGGCTAAAAAGGCAGCTGAACGTGctgcgagagaagaggcggagaagaaacaGCGAGAGGCTAAGGAGGCAGAGGACCACGCCAAGCAGAACTATGGGAAATTGCCCTTGCATCAGAGTCAAGAGAggaatg GCCAAAATCGACTCAAGTTCGCCGACCTGAACGAGAAGTCTGTCGGTCAACGAGTCATCTTCCGAGCTAGGTTACACAACATGAGacctcaag GTGCCaagatcgtcttcctctcgttcCGACAACAGACTCTTACCCTCCAAGGTGTTCTCGTTGTCTCTGGCGACAAGGACGAGCACCAAGTCTCCAAGCAGATGTTGAAATACGCTACCCTTATCCCG ACTGAGACCATCGTCCTTGTTGAGGGTGTCATCAAATCCGCAGAGGTCAAGAGCTGTACCATCCAGAACTATGAGGTTGGAATCCAAAAG ATCTTCACCGCCGTCGAGGTCGGAGACCTTCCTTTCTCTGTCGACGATGCCGCTCGACCCGAGTCCGACTTCCAACGA ATGGAGACCGAGGACGTTCAGTTCGCCCGTGTTGCCCTCCCCACTCGTCTCGACAACCGAGTCATGGACCTCCGA ACCCCAACCAACCAGGCCATCTTCCGAGTCCAATCTGCCGTCTGTAACCTCTTCCGAAACTACCTCGACTCTCAGGGTTTCCTCGAGATCCACTCGCCTAAACTCCAGGGTGCTGCGACCGAGAGTGGAGCGAGCGTCTTCAAGGTTTCCTACTTCAACG GTACCGCTTTCCTCGCCCAGAGTCCTCAATTGGCCAAGCAGATGGCTATTGCCGGTGACTTTGAGCGAGTCTACGAAATtggacctg TGTTCCGAGCTGAGGATTCCAACACTCATCGACACATGACCGAATTCACCGGTCTCGATCTCGAAATGGCCATTGAGGAGCACTATCACGAAGTGCTCGAGACTCTCGACTCTATGCTTCTCAACATTTTCAAGggattgaaggagaagttcAGCAACGAGATTGAAGTGATCCGAAAGCAGTTCCCCTGCGAGGAGTTCTTGTTTTTGGAGAAGACTTTGGTGTTGCCTTTCAAGGAGGGTatgaagatgttgagagAGGCAGGTGCGACTGATTCGGAAGGTAACCCCattggagagatggacgacatgag CACTGAGAACGAAAAGTTCCTCGGTCGACTTGTCCGAGAGAAATACAAGACTGATTATTTCATTCTTGACAAATTCCCACTCGCCATCCGACCATTCTACACTATGCCCGACCCTACCGACCCTACCCTATCCAACTCATACGACTTCTTCATGCGAGGCGAGGAGATCCTCTCTGGAGCACAACGTATTCACGATCCAGCATTCTTGGCCGAACGCATGAAAGCGGCCGGCATCGAACCAGCTTCCATGAGCGGTTATCTCGACGCGTTCAAATTGGGCGCACCGCCACATGGTGGTGGGGGTATCGGTCTCGAGAGAGTCGTGATGCTCTTCTTGAAATTGGGTAATATCAGAAGAGCTTCCTTGTTCCCTCGTGATCCAAAGAGGTTGAACCCGTAG